Within Triticum dicoccoides isolate Atlit2015 ecotype Zavitan chromosome 1B, WEW_v2.0, whole genome shotgun sequence, the genomic segment CTACTTCTTTTTGTTACCAAAATATGTGTGGATCGATGGATTAATTAGTAAACAACTCCTGCTGAGCGAGCTAGTGCACTGGTGCCACGTGaggtggcgccggcgccggcggctggACGGCGTTGCTGCTGCAGTCTTGGGCGGCGGAGGGGAAGAGCTCGAAGGGGCCGAGGCGGTTGTCGCCGAGGCGGGACTTGTAGGCGGCTTTCTTGTACTCGGCCCAGGTGAAGTCCCTGTACATGCTCAGCTCCCCTTCCCGCATCAGCTCCGGCAGCGGCGCGATCCGCTGCGTCGGCGCGGGCCCGCCGAAGTAGATCACCGACAGCCGCGACTGCTCCCCCTCCGCCGGCGCCACCACCCGGTGCTTCACGCTGTGGAACCGCCCGTTGGTCAGCACCTGAATGCACCAAAACAAACGAGACACATCAGTGATCAGTGAGTAGCTAGTAGACGCACAGGTGGTAGGGCACAGGCGCTCGCCACAAGGGTCGCAAGGCAATGAGTTGCACGCTTTGCGCGGTACGTCCTTGCCAAGAACTGAACTGGCCCCAGCGGCTAAATTAAATAATGCGCCAGACCAAACCATGCATGCAAACACTACGCTTGGTTTGCGTTGCGAATAACAAAGTGACTAGTGAGCGAGTGGTAATGGTAATGGTATGGCACCTACCCGCAGGGAGTCCCCGACGTTGACGAAGAGGGAATCCGGGTCGGGGGCCACGGGGACCCAGCGGCCGTCCGGGAGCATGATCTGGAGGCCCCCGGTGCGGTTGGACCGGAGAAGGGAGATGACCTGCGGGTCCGTGTGCTCCCCGAACCCCGTCACGCCGCGGCCGCGCTGCCCTGCCGCCAGGGGGCACGGCCACGGCGGGTAGTGGTTCACGCGCACAATCTCGTCAGCTTCGTCCGACGCCACCACCCGCCGCAGCACGCCGCGGTTCTCCTCCGCGAGCCCCAGCCCCTCCGCCATGAGCTCCAGCACACGCGCTCCCACCTCGCGCACCGCGTCCGTGTACTCCTCCAGCGCCGCCCGGAGCGACGGCGGCAGGGACGCGGCGGCGACAGAGCCGGACCCGACGGAGAGAAGGATGTACTCAAGCCAACCCACGTCGCCGTTGCGGCCGATGCTCTTGCTGCCGTAGCCCAAGGGGTTCGCCgacgcctccagcttcttcttgtgcGGCAGCGCGAAGAAGGCCGCGGCGCCGGCCTCCAGCGCGTCCGTGAGGGCGGTCGGCACGCCGTGGTTGATCGCCCTGAAGATGCCCACGCTGCGGCATGCCTGCTCCACGGCGGCCGCCGCGCCCGGCGCCGACAGGTCGACAGtcggcaccgccgccgccgccgccgcattagCGCATTTGACCAGTGGGATCTTGTCCATGGACATGGGCACCGTGATCCCCACCATGGCCGACAGACGATCTCACAGAGCAGTTTCCGGTATGTGCTACCTAAAGAGCGCACCTGGTTTCTATCTAGTGAAGCAGAGCAGAACCGAAACAGAGGATGCTGCGAGCGTTTGCACTTGTGGTCATCTGATGGGGTGACGGCCTCGTATATATAGGCGACAGGAGCATTAATTATCAGCTGCagtaactaactaactaactaacgaACCAGGTTGGTTTGGTTTAGGCAAGAGTGTCAGAGCAAGCTACGTGGATGCATGCACTACGTGGATACAAATTCCCCTGTTATCACCGTTCGCTTGAACATAGATTTAGTTACCTTTTTTCATCGTTTtcacataatatatatatatatatatctttacctactaataaagcaaatagtgcttctGCCCGTCCGTCATTAAAAATGCCCTTGAAGTTGGcaataattacccaccaatgccacccgtaagtggcAAAAACGATTCGTTTTTAATTTCTAATATCGCTCCAGGCTTCTGTTATTAGAGGTGGATACGATATAATAGCACCAATGCATGAACAGCGCGATGGCTGAGGCAATGATGCTTCACACAGGAGACCAGGGTTCGATACCTGGTTCTCacgctttttctctttctttttaccaagcgcagtaatgggccagcccatgtgcgggtcgtggcgccccctgttttctatatcttttttttatttctattttgttttttccctaaaaataaatttcggattgatggcgccccctattttttatttctttttacttttttatttctgttttggtttTTTATCTCAAAATTAATTTCGGATTTCCAAAATATCAAACAATTGCGAGTTCTGAAAAAAATAGGAAAATGGTAAactgtttgtgaatttaaaaaatattctaaaaatcaaaaaatgttcatgacttaaaaaattgctcacaaattataaacaaatcacgatttctaatgatttcatgaaataaaaaatgttcatgatttttttaaatgagccaatattcaaagcatattcaggaatttaaaaatcatgtccatcagcttttagaaaatgttcacaaaaattaaaacacATCCGTAAATAATGAACAAAACTAATTGTAGGTTCCAAAAAGGTTTTATTAGGAGATCTATATAGCtcgttttatgattttatttagtccttCGGGTTGGGTAAAAAAGGGTTTCCGTGTTTTGTACAACGCTGAACCCAACAAAATTGACATAACTTTCTAAGGGTTTGTTTTTGTAAGCTATATTAAAATGACTAAATGTCTATTTTGCTTCCATACACAGTTATGCTTATTTTCATATCACAATAGTGGTTATGGTAAACACCGCTACGCTAAGTCCAGACGAGACACTTTATTTATCAGTATAGCTCAGGCAGGGTCCGTCAATGCAGTTTGCTCAGCCACAAAATATTTTGTTGTGCCGCCTTAAAAAATCAAGTCTTGATGAGCATCATATTGTTCGTTTTTGAAATTACATTTTAAAAGTGTCTTATCGCATCATGACATGATTTGTATATACTTTGTGAATTTGATTCATACTTTTTTATATCTACCACACATGTATAACTTGATAGTTTTTTTTCGTTGCAAGGCACGGGCATTTTCAAAAATGTTCGCTAAatcaaaaaaagttcgtcaaattcaATAACTATTCCACCCAATTTCTAAATATTTTCATCGATTATAAAATGTTTGCCAGTTCAGGAAAATtgcttaaaaatgttcacaatttctaaaaaatgtttgtaaatagcaaaaaatattcataaattgaaaaaatgttcttgattgtagaaaatgttcagaaatttgtaatagtatgttgtttgcgatttcaaatatgtgcatgagtttaacaaattgttcataatttcaaaatgttcatgatttcgagaaattgagagagatattgtatctcggtgatgcaacgaaatgtgatcatgaccatttgaaattatgaagttttttctcccgttgcaacccacgggcccttttgctagttacTAATAAAGCAGATATTGCTTCTGCCCGTACGTCGTCAGCAATCTTGCAAAAAAGCCCCTCTACTtctgagaattcaacccgcagtccctgtCTAAGTGGACCTGGGAAAACGCTTCATTTTTGCACAAAACACCCTATTGTTTGGATTATTCAACCCGTGGTCCGAGCAGATTTTTGTAAAGAGAAAAAAAGACCATAGGAGGAGCACGGGCtcgcctcctctccctctcgcccaagtcctcgtcgctgccgccgccaccaccacccacgCTGTGGCAATCTCCGGCGAGCTCTGGCGCCGCACAACACGCCGCAAAAAAGACCCTGCATTTGTAGTAATTCAACCCACGATCCCGTCTTCCTCTTCCTCGACACCTCCGCCGCCTGATAAAAAACAGAGGTGGCGATCTCCGCCGGCCAGCCTCCAGATCCCCGGCGACTGCGAGTGGTTCACGCGTGCCCACTCCCGGCGGCCCTTCTCTTCGCCGCCGTATGTGCCTCCCCTGGCCGGGACCTCCTCCGCCTCTTTGCCACCACTACCGTGAATAAAAAAAAATAGCAGCACTAGCTGCCCAGCTTACAGAGGAGAATGGTTGCAGCTAATTTGCCATTTAGGCTAATcttaaagaaaaaaagagagccCAGGTGAAGATTCAGAAAAAATAGTCCACGCGTCCACCGACGAGATCTGGGCCCGCAGCCCCGCAGCAAGGCGTAGTCGGAGGAGGGTGGGCTGGACACGACCACGCCGATCCGGAGCCCGGAGCCCCGACGCAGATCCACGCGGCCCCGTCGAGCAGCCGCCAAGGTCGACCTTGAGCAGGCCACCGTTGTTGCGTCGACCCTGAGTAGACCACCGCTGCCGCGCCCTCCGCCACAGGCCCAGCCAACACCGTGTGCGCGGCCGGGCCACACCACTGCCGCGCCTCCAAGGTCGAGGCCACTGCTGCCGCACCCTCCGCCACAAGCCCAGCCAGCACCGTGCGCGCGGCCCGACCACCACGAGCCCATACACGATATGCAGCCGCGCCGCAACCGGGCGACGAACGCGAAGCAGCCGCCACGGGCGTGCGTGAGCTTGGTGTGGCTGGAGAACGGATAGAAGAGGAAGGAGAGCAGccgctgatagagagaagagaaggagagcAGCGCTGACGATGTGGGTTCGTGGGCTCGCTGGATGGATGAatagagggaagaagaagaagagcagctCTGTGCTAGAGGAATGGAGATGTGGAAGAAGAGCAACGCAATTGAGAGCTTCTCGGTGGGGATTTTTTTGTGTAGAATGCTTTTTTAGTGGCTGCACCGACCAGAAAGCTAAACTCAGCCGGATCCGGCGGCGGCTGGACTTGTAGGGGCTGCGGCGTCCTGCGTTGGGTCGAGGGCAACCGGatccggcggcggctgcggctggaCTTGGGAAAAGAATGAACGGAGAAGGAGAGGCAACGAGGTGTTgcaggcggcgacatggccggcgcagCCGACGGAGACCGGGAACTCCTCGGGGGCGGTCGGCAGTGGATAACCGGCAAGAGCCGAGCCACGCGGAAGATAACCGCTGTCAACATGAATGGCTTACGAGCGAGGAGTCCATATACATGGCTGAAGGAGCGCCACCGAGGCTGCTTGTTTTTTTCTAGACCAGCCAACGTGTTAAGCTCGCGTGCACACGTGTTGACCGCAgttccttttctttttttactcACAGACGAGTTTCACCAGATCAAAAAAGAATCCTGGAGCCACGCATGGCATCGGCCCCTTTTTCCTCGCCGGTTTCGTAGTTTATTTAGCGCCTTAATTAGCGGCCAGAGTTGAGTAAGAGGGCTCTTACATAATTACTCTTTACGTATTATTTTTTTTGCTTATAACCGTCTAAGCAAGCGCCGTGCATTGAAAATATGCACATAAGTTAGTACATGTACATCACATTGGTATTAGCACAGGGAAAGTAATAACAAAACTGCCCGCTCCAAGGAATTTGGCCAAAACAGAACTGTGTGCATGGCAGTGAAAGTAGTCACTATTCAACCATTTCAGATATTTCGTATTCCAACCAAAGTGCAAAATACAACGGACTATGAGCAAAACAATACACAATTTGTAGCATCAAGTCAGAGACAAAAAAAAAGGCAGAGGCAACCAATCTTCACAAGATTATAACTTTGAAATAGAGAAGAGAAAACCAACCGCGATTGTCGGGCTTACACAACATTAATCAGCAGTGCATGATCCGTCTTTCTTTTGTACCAGTGCCAATCCAGATTGAAAATAAACAACTCAGTAAAATCAGATTGAAGACGAAAGAAATCATATATAACCATGCATGTCCATCAGACGATGGTGGGAAGAAGGATAAACGGCAACACTGATAAGATGAAATGTTGAAATAAACGACGTCGACCTATTGGGTCTTGAGTCGTGGTTACAGTGTTAGAGGCATGTGTTattttttttcttccgttgcaacgcacgggctcttttgctagtaatatATTATTCGCGGATGATCATTGCCCCTGTAGAGATGAAAAAAGGAATTTTATTCAGTCGAACGGACCCACTTTTTTTTTACACAATGTCTTATTTGCCTCTTCAAGAAGACTTATAACTAACGGACTGATCATTGCCCCTATCATCGGAGCACCAATAGTTTTCTCCTTTTATAACACCACGTATAAGGTGACCCGTAGACACACCCAAACAAAAGGCGGGTCACTGAAAATGCAAGTTGTGTGCATGTAGCACGTgtggtacttcctccgttccacaaAGGGAGTATTAGAAAGGTCAAAGGGTGCTAGAAGACGGTGGGGACGATGTGGTAGAAGAAACCCATGAATACAACTTGATGCATAGGCTACCCATTCGTCATCTTATTTTTCTCATTGTAATTAGAATGAGCATTAccagttcaaaaaaaaaaacattaCTTCCACCAGAACAAAGACGACACCTTTACTAAAAGATGTAGGAAATGTATGCACCGGATTTCATGACATACTAATTTAACGTGAATAAGTGGACGATAATAAGTGAACGATAGAGCTTTCCTTGATTGTCCATAATTGCCTTAAAAACAAAATGAAGCCTCTCACTTTGTTGGTTCATTGTTGCTCCAAGAGAACCTAAGCTTTTTACCATCACTATGATAGTGGTACGATTACAGGTCATACCTGCATAAAAATAGAGTTTAGGGTTTATGATTCGTTAAATATTTCATGCTACTGTTACCGGAAGATCACATGAATGGTGTGTTGTTTGTTAAGAAGCTAGGGTACATTAGCCTGAACATATATAGCATTTATATTTGCTAGGGAGAATATAAGAGGGACATTGCCTCCCTCACCCCATGTTCCGAGCTAAATCTCGCAACATAGCAAATTTGCATTAACCAGTACAATAGAANNNNNNNNNNNNNNNNNNNNNNNNNNNNNNNNNNNNNNNNNNNNNNNNNNNNNNNNNNNNNNNNNNNNNNNNNNNNNNNNNNNNNNNNNNNNNNNNNNNNNNNNNNNNNNNNNNNNNNNNNNNNNNNNNNNNNNNNNNNNNNNNNNNNNNNNNNNNNNNNNNNNNNNNNNNNNNNNNNNNNNNNNNNNNNNNNNNNNNNNNNNNNNNNNNNNNNNNNNNNNNNNNNNNNNNNNNNNNNNNNNNNNNNNNNNNNNNNNNNNNNNNNNNNNNNNNNNNNNNNNNNNNNNNNNNNNNNNNNNNNNNNNNNNNNNNNNNNNNNNNNNNNNNNNNNNNNNNNNNNNNNNNNNNNNNNNNNNNNNNNNNNNNNNNNNNNNNNNNNNNNNNNNNNNNNNNNNNNNNNNNNNNNNNNNNNNNNNNNNNNNNNNNNNNNNNNNNNNNNNNNNNNNNNNNNNNNNNNNNNNNNNNNNNNNNNNNNNNNNNNNNNNNNNNNNNNNNNNNNNNNNNNNNNNNNNNNNNNNNNNNNNNNNNNNNNNNNNNNNNNNNNNNNNNNNNNNNNNNNNNNNNNNNNNNNNNNNNNNNNNNNNNNNNNNNNNNNNNNNNNNNNNNNNNNNNNNNNNNNNNNNNNNNNNNNNNNNNNNNNNNNNNNNNNNNNNNNNNNNNNNNNNNNNNNNNNNNNNNNNNNNNNNNNNNNNNNNNNNNNNNNNNNNNNNNNNNNNNNNNNNNNNNNNNNNNNNNNNNNNNNNNNAgttcttcctctctcgccccctctctcatctcctccactcccccTCTCTGATCTTCTTCCTTCCTTCCTCATTTTTacggatcgagatggccccgaaAAGAGAAAAGTAAGCTCATCTgatccctccaattagttttaATCAGATAGCTTCTGATTCGTTGCATTATTTGGTTCAAATCACTCCCCTTTTTGAACTAGATTTAATTTTTTTTTGAACCCTAGGAGTGATTTAGGTTGATTCTAGATGTTATATTGTGTTAGATATTAACTCTAGTCAATAGTTGCTATGGTTGTGTGAAGATGAATCCTAGTTCATTTTTTTGTTGAAGGATTTTttatatgatgcatgttggaggaaATTGTTGTGAtatgatgatgcatgttgatatgatatgATGCAAGTAGTGGATGTAGTTGGAGAAAAAATGTTGAACACTCAAGATGAACCTAGTTCATAATTTTCTGTGTTAAAAAAAGTTatgatatgatgaatattggagataTTTATTTTGATATAGGATGCATGTGGATGTTATATGATGCAAGTAGTGGATTTTGTTGGAATAAAAATGGTGAACCCCTCAAGATGAACCTAGTTTATAACTTCTTTTGTTTAAAAAatgatgatatgatgcatgttggagtGGAGGATTTTGTTTTTTTATATATGATGCATGTGGATGTTATATATGGAATGTTGTTTGAATAAATATTTAAAAGTTGTATGAATGAATCAACCATGTTTCATTTTTTATTTATGTTTATGCTTATAATGCTTATGTTTATGACATTTTATTTAGGAGGGCACCTCTTGCAGACAACATTGGCAAACGGTACTCCATGCTTGACTATGCTTCTACAAGGGTCATCGTGCCCGTTTCATTGAGAACCGAGTAGTCAGTATTAATATCAAAATATTGAACCAATGTTTTCGGATTGGTAAACTAAGATACTAACTTTTTGCGTCCACTTTTTGACAGATGCTCCTGGCACTGTGCATGAGGAGTCACACGAATGCCATGAAGATGGAGTACGACGAGCGCTACGCGCCGTACTTCAGGAGAGCCCGACTGCTCGGTTTCGTCCTTCAGTTCAAGCGACAGCAGCCGACGCTCGTCCACGCAGCTCTCACGGCTTTGATTGACCGGTGGCGACCCGAGACGCATAGTTTTCATCTCACATGCAGGGAGATGACGGTGACCCTCTAGGATTGAGGGATGATCACGGCCCTACCGATCGAGGGTCATGCACTCACTGGGCGAGTGGAGAGGACCAACTGGCAGCAGAGGGTTACCACCCTCATCGGCGACTGCCCCGACGCTAAGGGTAACCGGACATCTGGTGTGTCGCTGCCCTGGCTCCTGTTGAACCGGAATAAATGCCCGGTAAAGGCCGATCAGGTTACGGTGGAGCAGTACGCGAGGGCCTACCTGTGGTACCTTCCCACAGAGGTTGTGTTTCTAGACTACTCCAGGAACCCTGCCCTCTGGTCATATCTCTTCTTCCTAGCTGACTTGGATGCAGGGTACAGTTGGGGGACAACCTCTCTTGCCTACCTATACCGCCCGGTAAGAGAGTATGTCATTGCTTTTTACAAATGTATGCTCCATGATATTGTGTTATATCTGATCATCAATTCTTGTTTTGTAGCTTGATGAGGCAACCCACATGACGGAAATTACTTCTTGTAAGGGTGGATTTGTGTGGGCcctctccatttggatgtgggagcggctGCCGGTTGGGCATCCGGAGAAGTTAAGAAGTGGTCCATGGGATGTGTATGGCGAAGAAGGCGATTCTATTCGATACCCGGCCGTAGCTTACTAGCGGGACATTGTGGTTCTCTACACGGGCACATCCAAGACTTCGTACAAGGCGTTCACCAACGACATGGACGCTTTGACGGTTTCGCAGGTATATGAACTAGCTCACCTTTCTCTTTTACGCCGCTTTCATCGGGAACTTAACAATGTTTGTGTAATAGGTAAACTGGTGGCCGTATCATGACCGAGAGTGGGGGTTCAAGCTGAATGTGATGTGCGAGGAGGACATTGGTCTTTGGTGGTGCATGGTGCCCATGATATGTGTGTACGTCGTCGAGTGGCACTTGCCACACCGCATGGCCGCGCAATTTGGGATGTACTAGCATACACCACCGGGCATGCCGACCGATACCGGTGGCCACGAACTCCACTTGTGAGTGCCTTATCTTCCATTACCATGATTTCGTTGTGTTTGGTGTTCTTATAATGGTTTGTGTTGTTTATGCCTTGTAGGATCAGCCGGCAGAAAAATCAGTCGATCACAGACTGGGAAGAGCAGCATAAAACTTTTGTGACAGAGTGGAACCAGTGCAGGTGGCGTAAAGATGTGGAGAGGCGAGTGATTGACTGGGATGATTACGCCCAACACATGAGGTGGTGCGATGATGGCCAGAAGCACCATCTTCGTCTCAGGCCTAGGTGGACGACAGAAGATATCGCAGAGCTGGAGACGGATGACCCTGAGGAAGAGGCTGATAATCCCATTTTGCATTGTGCTTTTATATCAATTTATTGCATTAtgcgctattattacacattatgtcataatagtgatggcttttctctcttattttataaggtttacatgaagagggagaatgcaggcagctggaattctggactaggaaaggatcaaatattagagaccaattttgtacaactccaaaagtccagaaacttcagggagatcagttttggaatatattaaaaatattgggcgaagaaagcaccataggggggccaccagtcagccacgagggtggagggcgcgccccctgcctcatgggccccctggcatgctcccgacgtccatcttctgctatatggtgtattttaccctggaaaaatcatagagaagctctcggaatgaagcgccgccgtctcgaggtggaacctgggcaggaccaatctagggctccggcggagctgttctgccaggggaacatccctccgggagggggaaatcaccgccatcgtcatcaccatcaattccctcatcaagagggggtcaatctccatcaacattttcaccagctCCATCTCCTCCcacaccctagttcatctcttgtatccgatctttgtctcaaaaccttagattggtacttgtgggttgctagaagtgttgactagtccttgtagttgatgatagttggtttattcggtggaagatcacatgttcagatccttaatgcttattaatactcctctgattatgaacatcaatatgctttgtgagtagttacgtttgttcctgaggacatgggagaagtcttgttataagtaatcatgtgaatttggtattcgttcgatattttgatgagatgtatgttgtctctcctctagtggtgttatgtgaatgtcgactacatgacacttcaccattgtttgggcctagggaacgcattgggaagtaataagtagatgatgggttgctagagtgacagaagcttaaaacctagtttatgcgttgcttcgtaaagggctgatttggatccatatgtttcatgctatggttatgtttaccttaattcttattttgtagttgcagatgcttgcgagaggggttaatcctaagtgggaggcttgtccaagtaaggacatcacccaagcaccggttcacccagatatcaaattatcaaagtaatgaatgcgaatcatatgagcatgatgaaaactagcttgacagtaattcccatgtgtcctcgggagcactttgctttatataagatctcatccaggcttgtcctttgctacaaaaaggattgggtgatatgtctccaacgtatctacttctcccaacactttttcccttgttttgaactctaacttgcatgatttgaatgcaactaacccggactgacgctgttttcagcagaattgccatggtgttatttttgtgcagaaatagaagttctaggaatgacctaaaaattcacggagacacattttggaattaataaaaaatattggcgaaagaatcaacataagggggaccacaccctgtccacgagggtgcaaggcgcgcccaccccctggggcgcgcccccctgcctcgtgggccccatggacctcaatcgacctcaaatccaactccatatattcacgttcaggggaaaaatcagagagaaggattcatcatgttttacgatacagagccgccgccaagccctaatcttcctcgagagggctgctggtctggagtctgttcgaggctccagagaggggaatccatcgccaccgtcatcatcaaccatcctccatcaccaatttcatgatgctcaccgccatgcaatTGTAataccatcataggcttgctggacggtgattggttggatgagatttaccatgtagtcgagttagttttgttagggtttgatccctagtatccattatgttctaatattgatgttgctatgactttgccatgcttaatgcttgtcactagggcctgagtgccatgatttcaggtctgaacctattatgttttcatgaatatatgtgagatcCTATCTTGcaggtcaatagtcacctactatgtgttatgatccggcaaccccggagtgacaataattgggactactcctagtgatgaccatagtttgaggagttcatgtattcactaagtgctaatgctttggtccagtactctattaaaatgaggccttaatataccttagttttcaataggaccccgctgccacgggagggtaggacaaaagatgtcatgcaagttcttttccataagcatgtatgactatattcggaatacatgcctacattacattgatgaagtggagctagttcGTGTCACACTagtttataactgttgcatgatgaattgcatccgacataattatccatcatcgatccattgcctacgagcttttcacatattgatctttgttaagttacttctccgttgccactattacgatcgctacaaaactgctattgttacttttaccaccgttaccgttacctccatactactttgctactgaatactttgctgcagatattaagtctttcaggtgtggttgaattggcaactcagttgctaatacttgagaatattctttggatccccttgtaccgaatcaataaatttgggttgaatactctaccctcgaaaactgttgcgatcccctatacttgtgggttatcaagacctttttctagcatcgttgccggggagcatagctctattctttgagtcacttgggatttatatctgttgatcattatgaggaacttgaaggatgaaagaaccaagatttttccctcaactatgaggggaggtaaggaactgccatctagctctgcacttgattcaccttctgttatgagtaaatttgtgacacctacacctgcacctgctattgattctgatctgTTGCACgttgttgatgatgccacttctgctatgcatgatgtttatgatgatactacttctctgtt encodes:
- the LOC119350858 gene encoding gibberellin 2-beta-dioxygenase 3-like; amino-acid sequence: MVGITVPMSMDKIPLVKCANAAAAAAVPTVDLSAPGAAAAVEQACRSVGIFRAINHGVPTALTDALEAGAAAFFALPHKKKLEASANPLGYGSKSIGRNGDVGWLEYILLSVGSGSVAAASLPPSLRAALEEYTDAVREVGARVLELMAEGLGLAEENRGVLRRVVASDEADEIVRVNHYPPWPCPLAAGQRGRGVTGFGEHTDPQVISLLRSNRTGGLQIMLPDGRWVPVAPDPDSLFVNVGDSLRVLTNGRFHSVKHRVVAPAEGEQSRLSVIYFGGPAPTQRIAPLPELMREGELSMYRDFTWAEYKKAAYKSRLGDNRLGPFELFPSAAQDCSSNAVQPPAPAPPHVAPVH